A single region of the Peptococcus niger genome encodes:
- the hisG gene encoding ATP phosphoribosyltransferase — MLRIALTKGRLEKEATALLARAGYDTAALADKGRRLILPVGDDIEVMLAKAPDVITYVIHGVCDMGIVGKDTIMEYGGSFYEVMDLGFGRCRFALAVPKGTDFYADYTGHRLASKYPNVTRDYFARKGMDVGIIKIEGSVELAPLLGLADGIIDIVETGNTLKENGLEAIEDVAALSARLIVNTAAMKLKNHDIEAFIENVSREVAL, encoded by the coding sequence ATGCTGAGAATAGCTTTAACAAAGGGGCGGTTGGAAAAAGAAGCGACGGCCCTTTTAGCCCGGGCCGGATACGATACCGCCGCCCTGGCCGACAAGGGCCGGCGGCTGATTCTGCCGGTGGGCGATGATATTGAAGTCATGCTCGCCAAGGCACCGGATGTGATCACCTATGTGATTCACGGGGTCTGTGATATGGGCATTGTCGGTAAAGATACCATTATGGAATACGGCGGCTCTTTTTATGAGGTCATGGACTTGGGCTTTGGCCGCTGTCGTTTTGCGCTGGCGGTGCCCAAGGGAACGGACTTTTATGCCGACTACACCGGTCACCGGCTGGCCAGTAAGTATCCCAATGTCACCCGCGATTATTTTGCGCGAAAGGGCATGGATGTGGGTATTATAAAAATAGAGGGGTCTGTGGAGTTGGCCCCCTTATTGGGTCTGGCGGACGGCATTATTGATATTGTTGAAACCGGTAACACCCTGAAGGAAAACGGCTTGGAAGCCATTGAAGATGTGGCGGCCTTGTCTGCTCGTTTGATTGTGAATACGGCCGCCATGAAGCTGAAGAACCATGACATTGAGGCCTTTATTGAAAACGTATCCCGGGAGGTGGCCCTATGA
- the hisA gene encoding 1-(5-phosphoribosyl)-5-[(5-phosphoribosylamino)methylideneamino]imidazole-4-carboxamide isomerase, translating to MIILPAIDIKGGTCVRLYQGDLDTAHKVADNALDTARRFEAAGCKWLHMVDLDGALQGMALNSGIFLEIGKRTNLRIELGGGIRTADQIRHYLNNGIRRVVLGSIAIEDPNFVRRAINNFGPESIAVGIDAKDGYVCGDAWTSKSDIDYIEMAEKMAELGVHTFIYTDISRDGTLTGPDLDGLKRLREAMPESELIASGGVHTKEDIRAIKDLGIDGVICGKALYEGTLDLEDALAIAKGETHE from the coding sequence ATGATTATTTTACCGGCCATTGATATTAAGGGTGGCACCTGCGTCCGCCTATATCAAGGCGATTTAGATACCGCCCATAAGGTGGCGGACAACGCATTGGACACGGCACGCCGCTTTGAAGCCGCCGGCTGTAAGTGGCTGCACATGGTGGACTTGGACGGGGCCTTACAGGGGATGGCGTTAAACAGCGGCATTTTTCTGGAAATCGGCAAGCGGACCAACCTGCGCATTGAGCTGGGCGGTGGGATCCGGACAGCAGACCAGATCCGGCACTATCTAAACAACGGCATCCGTCGGGTGGTGCTGGGGTCCATTGCCATTGAGGACCCCAATTTTGTTCGCCGGGCCATTAACAATTTCGGCCCGGAATCAATTGCCGTGGGCATTGACGCCAAAGACGGCTATGTTTGTGGCGATGCCTGGACCTCTAAAAGCGATATTGACTACATTGAAATGGCCGAAAAGATGGCCGAGCTGGGCGTCCACACCTTTATTTATACGGACATCAGCCGCGATGGGACCTTAACCGGTCCGGACCTGGACGGGCTCAAACGCTTACGAGAGGCCATGCCCGAATCTGAACTCATCGCCTCCGGTGGCGTGCACACAAAAGAGGACATTCGCGCCATCAAGGACTTGGGCATTGATGGGGTCATCTGCGGGAAAGCCTTATATGAAGGCACCCTTGACTTGGAAGACGCATTGGCGATTGCCAAAGGAGAGACACATGAATAA
- the rplI gene encoding 50S ribosomal protein L9, with protein sequence MKVILLQDVAKVGKKDDVVNAKTGYARNFLIPNGLAVEASKKSLKELAERQEAQAEEAAYELAQAKAIAEQLKDAKVQVYTKVGSGGKTFGAVTNKEIAEALQQQYGVDIDRRKIILPERIKDLGVAEVTLKLHPQVHPTLRVQVSAEEN encoded by the coding sequence ATGAAAGTTATTTTATTACAAGATGTTGCCAAGGTGGGTAAGAAAGATGACGTCGTTAATGCAAAAACCGGCTATGCGCGCAACTTTCTCATTCCCAATGGATTGGCCGTTGAAGCAAGCAAAAAAAGTTTGAAAGAGTTGGCAGAGCGTCAAGAAGCCCAAGCCGAAGAAGCCGCCTATGAATTGGCCCAAGCCAAGGCCATTGCCGAGCAACTCAAAGATGCAAAGGTACAAGTGTACACGAAAGTCGGCTCCGGCGGTAAGACCTTTGGCGCCGTCACCAATAAAGAAATAGCCGAAGCCTTACAACAGCAATACGGCGTTGATATTGACCGGCGTAAAATTATCCTCCCGGAACGCATTAAAGACCTAGGCGTTGCGGAAGTGACCTTGAAATTGCACCCGCAGGTGCATCCGACCTTGCGCGTACAAGTCTCCGCCGAAGAAAACTAA
- a CDS encoding serine hydrolase, translating to MREIDIISNEYVENELKIHNIPGMAIGVIKDGKTILSKGYGVADVEKKTKLDSQSLFGIASCTKSFTAALIAMLVDQGKLDYDAPIIEYLSDFRMYDDYSTKTCTIRDMMNHRTGIPGHDSLYTDEIDRAELFKRLRYIEPNAPIRMKTQYNNVVYTLVGYIAERISGMQWDDMIREWIFEPLGMTNSNTTISELRASCNIAEPHWRQDDGTIVKIKNWSVSPGEPCAAINSCLDDMMKWIQFHLNMGEWNGKQLISKQCMEEMHRWAVPFPMWSVQIDEIPPIQGYSMGWIEDYYRGNDLVYHVGEIEGYCSLMCFLPKKNIGVMIMINNHNSAILIEQSILYTILDNVLGLEKTHDWSAFFESQKGQWGGFYLDEVINLMPDKPVTGTKPSHELESYIGEYWNPGYGKIKILKEENQLKAIFRGMAQPMVHYHYDIFKMPNIKMDTLVVTAPVTFYTNAYDGSIDRFDIPLEPSVKPIIFTRQAK from the coding sequence ATGCGTGAAATAGATATTATATCTAATGAGTATGTCGAAAATGAATTAAAAATTCATAACATTCCAGGAATGGCGATTGGGGTTATTAAGGATGGTAAAACAATCTTATCTAAGGGGTATGGAGTAGCAGATGTTGAAAAAAAGACGAAATTAGATTCCCAATCCTTATTTGGCATTGCATCTTGCACAAAGTCGTTTACAGCTGCGCTTATTGCAATGCTAGTTGACCAGGGGAAACTGGATTATGATGCTCCCATTATTGAGTATTTATCAGATTTTAGAATGTATGATGACTATTCAACTAAGACATGTACAATTAGAGATATGATGAATCATAGAACAGGCATTCCGGGGCATGATTCTTTGTATACAGATGAGATTGATAGAGCAGAACTCTTCAAACGCCTACGATATATCGAGCCAAATGCACCGATTCGAATGAAAACTCAGTATAACAATGTAGTTTATACGTTGGTTGGATATATTGCAGAAAGAATTAGTGGTATGCAATGGGATGATATGATCCGTGAATGGATATTCGAACCACTAGGCATGACAAATAGTAATACTACCATTTCTGAACTAAGAGCAAGCTGTAATATCGCTGAGCCACATTGGCGGCAGGACGATGGGACCATTGTGAAGATTAAAAATTGGTCGGTTAGCCCAGGGGAGCCGTGTGCGGCAATCAATTCTTGCCTTGATGACATGATGAAATGGATTCAATTTCATTTAAATATGGGAGAATGGAATGGAAAACAGCTAATTTCCAAACAGTGTATGGAAGAGATGCACAGATGGGCAGTGCCTTTTCCGATGTGGAGTGTCCAAATTGATGAAATTCCTCCAATCCAAGGATATAGTATGGGGTGGATTGAAGATTATTACAGAGGCAATGATCTTGTGTATCATGTCGGTGAAATAGAAGGATATTGCTCGCTGATGTGTTTCCTGCCAAAGAAAAACATTGGAGTTATGATTATGATTAATAATCATAACTCTGCAATATTAATTGAACAATCTATTCTATATACTATTTTAGATAATGTACTGGGACTTGAAAAAACACACGACTGGTCAGCGTTCTTTGAGTCTCAAAAGGGCCAATGGGGTGGATTCTATTTGGATGAGGTAATTAACCTTATGCCTGATAAGCCCGTTACTGGAACAAAACCTTCTCATGAATTGGAGAGCTATATTGGGGAATATTGGAATCCTGGGTATGGAAAAATCAAAATTTTAAAAGAAGAGAATCAATTAAAAGCTATTTTCCGTGGTATGGCGCAACCAATGGTGCATTATCATTATGATATCTTTAAGATGCCCAATATAAAGATGGATACTTTAGTGGTGACGGCACCAGTTACTTTTTATACTAATGCTTATGATGGTTCTATCGATCGTTTTGATATTCCGTTAGAGCCTTCTGTAAAACCAATTATATTTACTCGCCAAGCAAAGTAG
- the hisE gene encoding phosphoribosyl-ATP diphosphatase, whose translation MQSLEQLYQVIEERRIAPFEGSYTAYLFDEGLDKILKKVGEESTEVVIAAKNTDADAFVGEISDLLYHLMVLLAEKGVSLDAIDAELMRRAERIGNKKPVHASDHES comes from the coding sequence ATGCAAAGTTTAGAACAGCTTTATCAAGTCATTGAAGAGCGGCGCATCGCTCCTTTTGAAGGCTCCTACACCGCCTATCTTTTTGATGAAGGATTGGATAAAATCTTAAAAAAAGTCGGTGAAGAATCGACGGAAGTGGTCATTGCCGCTAAAAATACCGATGCAGATGCCTTTGTTGGTGAAATTAGCGACCTGCTCTATCACCTGATGGTACTTCTGGCTGAAAAAGGCGTTTCCCTTGACGCCATTGACGCTGAATTGATGCGCAGGGCTGAACGCATCGGCAATAAGAAACCGGTGCATGCCAGCGACCACGAGAGCTGA
- the hisI gene encoding phosphoribosyl-AMP cyclohydrolase, producing MQPLSQYFKKSSLVPAIVQDARSGEVLMLAYMNEEALQATLDTGETVFWSRSRQTLWHKGETSGNTQKVVSITADCDLDTFLIKVLPAGPACHTGAVTCFFNPVLPESHQ from the coding sequence ATGCAGCCGCTCAGCCAATATTTTAAAAAAAGCAGCCTGGTGCCCGCCATCGTTCAAGATGCCCGGAGTGGCGAGGTCCTGATGCTGGCCTACATGAACGAAGAGGCCCTGCAGGCAACGCTGGATACCGGCGAAACGGTTTTTTGGAGCCGGTCCCGGCAAACCCTCTGGCATAAGGGAGAAACCAGCGGCAATACCCAGAAGGTGGTCTCCATCACAGCCGATTGTGACCTGGACACTTTCCTGATCAAAGTGTTGCCCGCCGGACCGGCCTGTCATACTGGCGCCGTCACTTGCTTTTTTAACCCTGTCTTACCGGAAAGTCATCAATAG
- the hisF gene encoding imidazole glycerol phosphate synthase subunit HisF, with protein MNKKRLIPCLDTRDGKVVKGVHFVDVKDVGDPADLAKRYTEEGADELVVLDITAGTEGRATRLDVLKRVCAVTDLPVTQGGGMTSLADIDAAMAAGATRVGINSAAVKTPDLLRQGVEKYGKDAIVAAIDAKEVDGSWHVFIGGGLEDTGKDLLPWAKEVEALGVGAILLTSIDADGTKAGYDIPMTRAVTEAVSIPVIASGGAGKVQDIIDVLKESDCEAALAASVFHFGEMSVGEIKAALKEEGLDVY; from the coding sequence ATGAATAAAAAACGTTTAATCCCCTGCTTAGACACCCGTGACGGTAAAGTGGTCAAAGGCGTTCACTTTGTAGACGTCAAAGACGTTGGCGATCCGGCAGACCTGGCCAAGCGGTACACAGAAGAAGGGGCCGATGAGCTGGTCGTTTTGGACATCACCGCCGGCACCGAAGGACGGGCCACCCGCTTGGATGTTTTGAAACGGGTTTGCGCCGTCACCGACCTGCCCGTAACCCAAGGCGGCGGCATGACCTCCCTGGCAGATATTGATGCCGCCATGGCCGCCGGGGCCACCCGGGTGGGCATCAATTCCGCAGCGGTGAAAACCCCGGATCTCTTGCGCCAGGGCGTAGAGAAATACGGCAAAGACGCCATTGTAGCTGCCATTGACGCCAAAGAAGTGGATGGCTCCTGGCACGTCTTTATAGGCGGTGGCCTGGAAGATACCGGTAAAGACCTTTTGCCCTGGGCTAAGGAAGTGGAAGCCCTGGGCGTCGGCGCCATCTTGCTTACCTCCATTGATGCAGACGGCACCAAGGCCGGCTATGACATTCCCATGACCCGTGCCGTTACCGAAGCGGTCTCTATTCCGGTCATCGCCTCCGGCGGCGCCGGGAAGGTCCAGGACATCATCGACGTGCTCAAAGAAAGTGACTGCGAGGCGGCCTTGGCTGCTTCCGTCTTCCATTTCGGGGAAATGTCCGTTGGCGAAATCAAAGCAGCCCTGAAAGAAGAAGGGCTGGACGTTTATTGA
- the hisB gene encoding imidazoleglycerol-phosphate dehydratase HisB → MSIERRRHTRETDIHLLLDLDGTGHTTIETGIGFFDHMLTALAVHAGWDLTLYCDGDLEVCGHHTVEDCGIVLGDALHQALGAKTGLARYGEAFIPMDEALARAVVDVSGRPYLVFDADFTAPMIGQLDTQLVEEFFRAFVMHAGITLHIAVLSGHNDHHRVEAIFKSTAHALRKALAKREGILSTKGVFHA, encoded by the coding sequence ATGAGCATTGAACGCAGACGTCATACACGAGAAACAGATATCCATTTGCTCTTGGACCTGGATGGCACCGGCCATACCACCATTGAGACGGGCATCGGCTTTTTTGACCATATGTTGACCGCCTTGGCCGTTCATGCCGGCTGGGATTTGACCCTATATTGTGACGGTGACTTGGAAGTGTGCGGTCACCATACTGTGGAAGACTGCGGCATTGTCCTGGGTGATGCCCTGCACCAAGCCTTGGGCGCGAAAACCGGCTTGGCCCGTTACGGCGAAGCCTTCATCCCCATGGATGAAGCCCTGGCGCGGGCGGTGGTTGATGTGAGCGGCAGGCCCTACCTGGTCTTTGATGCCGACTTTACAGCCCCGATGATCGGTCAGCTGGACACCCAATTGGTGGAAGAATTTTTCCGCGCCTTTGTTATGCACGCCGGCATTACCCTGCACATAGCCGTTCTCTCCGGGCACAACGACCACCATCGGGTGGAGGCGATTTTTAAAAGCACGGCCCATGCCCTGCGCAAAGCCCTGGCTAAACGGGAGGGCATCCTATCTACAAAAGGCGTTTTTCACGCCTGA
- the rbr gene encoding rubrerythrin: MKDIKGTKTEANLQEAFAGESMARNKYDFFGAQAKKDGYVQIQNIFFETARQEHQHAKLWFRFLNGGKIPATAEALTMAAEGENFEWTDMYQRMEKEAREEGFDEIADRFKHVGEVEREHERRYLALLETVKNDTVFKRDHDVRWKCNNCGYIYVGKEAPEKCPACLHPQAHFEVQAEAYAQDNSDIVK; this comes from the coding sequence ATGAAAGACATTAAAGGTACCAAGACTGAAGCAAATTTACAGGAAGCTTTTGCCGGTGAATCCATGGCACGCAACAAGTACGACTTTTTCGGCGCACAAGCCAAAAAAGACGGCTATGTTCAAATTCAAAATATCTTTTTTGAAACCGCTCGCCAGGAACATCAACACGCAAAACTGTGGTTCCGCTTCCTGAACGGCGGCAAGATTCCGGCCACGGCTGAAGCCCTCACCATGGCAGCAGAAGGCGAAAATTTCGAGTGGACCGACATGTATCAACGCATGGAAAAAGAAGCTCGTGAAGAAGGCTTTGATGAAATTGCCGATCGTTTCAAACACGTTGGCGAAGTTGAACGTGAACACGAAAGACGCTATCTGGCACTTCTTGAAACCGTCAAGAATGACACCGTCTTTAAACGTGACCACGATGTGCGTTGGAAATGCAACAACTGCGGCTACATTTATGTAGGTAAAGAAGCACCGGAAAAATGCCCGGCCTGCCTGCATCCGCAAGCCCACTTTGAAGTGCAAGCAGAAGCTTACGCACAAGACAACAGCGACATCGTTAAATAA
- a CDS encoding AraC family transcriptional regulator, producing MRSEKYVYNDDLPINISVKNIRYYPPHYHEDIEILLVLHGDLNFRNGPFNYKLTAGDIFTNNRYEVHSMKSTDQDNAIVSIKISNRFFTRFFPTLSTSTYMYYSDKDKVKQQEHLKLMILSLVDKYLKKGYNYKQQCIDDTFRIIEYLNENFNVFGFTKNQLTKFESSNIVTIQRIRDIIHYTYENHSSNISLDDLAELEHLNKYYLSHLIKDSIGISFTQFLYFVRVEWSEVNLINSRKKISEIARDVGFSSTNYYRKYFKYWFGDTPENYRKKYAPLIKNENNLDLSFVLNETDAIYLINSLLSQMGIYDSSTSISNNKNVSIKINNETVPIREIMHHPRVLITMNDFNSMHFRLFKYLYDLNCQEVILQINDRDNAIEVVSARDYFLNHGFHVTLDSHKSTANLSHGFDSIASMFYIYKRYILSDDSQITLQLRDQCNSDIFLSGQYTLLTSTEIPKPSYYAFQILSMLNGELLSHSQYHTLIKIHTKFPSYLLLTMNFNESIEKLCTTTPTIYEVKSTIDSFIDELNISVKIELQKGKYIVTKHTFDYYNNIFNFMSKLNFPSSLDLSITKILNYCTIPQTDIYSTDITDNILITSTLRGVGCQAIYMQRM from the coding sequence ATGAGATCTGAAAAATATGTTTATAATGATGATTTGCCGATAAATATATCAGTAAAAAACATCAGATATTACCCGCCGCATTATCATGAAGATATTGAGATCTTGCTCGTTCTACATGGTGATTTAAACTTTAGAAATGGGCCTTTTAATTATAAACTTACAGCCGGGGATATTTTTACAAACAACCGATACGAAGTTCACTCCATGAAATCAACCGATCAGGATAATGCAATTGTAAGTATAAAAATAAGCAATAGATTTTTTACTCGTTTTTTCCCTACTCTGTCTACTAGCACCTATATGTATTATTCGGATAAAGATAAAGTTAAGCAACAAGAACATCTAAAACTTATGATTCTATCTTTAGTAGATAAATATTTAAAAAAAGGCTATAACTACAAACAACAGTGTATAGATGATACTTTTAGAATAATTGAGTATTTAAATGAAAATTTTAACGTATTTGGGTTCACAAAAAATCAACTCACTAAATTCGAGAGTTCTAACATTGTAACAATACAAAGAATCCGCGACATTATTCATTATACATATGAGAATCATTCATCTAATATTTCTTTAGATGATTTAGCAGAGCTTGAACATCTAAATAAATACTATCTATCTCATTTAATAAAAGACAGTATCGGAATCAGCTTTACGCAATTTCTTTATTTCGTAAGAGTTGAATGGTCAGAAGTGAATCTAATAAATTCTAGGAAAAAAATCAGTGAAATTGCGCGAGATGTTGGCTTTTCAAGTACAAATTACTATCGAAAATATTTCAAATATTGGTTTGGAGATACTCCAGAAAATTATAGAAAAAAATATGCTCCGCTCATAAAAAATGAAAATAATCTAGATTTATCATTTGTACTTAACGAGACTGATGCTATTTATCTAATCAACTCTTTATTATCACAGATGGGTATTTATGATTCCTCAACAAGTATTTCGAATAATAAAAATGTATCGATTAAAATTAATAACGAAACAGTTCCTATAAGGGAGATTATGCATCACCCTAGAGTGTTAATCACAATGAATGACTTCAACTCTATGCATTTTCGCCTATTTAAATATCTATATGATTTGAATTGCCAGGAAGTAATCTTACAAATTAATGATAGAGACAATGCTATAGAAGTAGTATCCGCTCGTGACTATTTTTTGAATCATGGATTCCACGTAACACTTGATTCACATAAATCTACTGCAAATCTAAGCCATGGATTTGATTCCATAGCATCAATGTTCTATATATATAAGCGTTATATACTAAGTGACGATAGTCAAATAACCTTACAGTTACGTGACCAATGCAATTCTGATATTTTTCTAAGCGGACAATACACGCTATTAACATCAACTGAAATTCCTAAACCAAGTTACTATGCATTTCAGATTTTATCTATGCTAAATGGTGAATTACTTTCTCATAGCCAATATCACACACTAATCAAAATTCACACTAAATTTCCATCATACTTATTGTTAACCATGAACTTTAATGAATCTATAGAAAAACTATGTACTACAACACCAACAATATACGAGGTCAAAAGCACTATTGATTCTTTTATTGATGAATTAAATATTTCCGTAAAAATAGAGCTCCAAAAAGGTAAATACATAGTTACTAAACATACTTTTGATTACTACAATAATATCTTTAACTTCATGAGTAAACTTAACTTTCCCAGCTCATTAGACCTATCAATAACTAAAATCCTAAATTATTGCACTATTCCACAGACCGACATATATTCAACCGATATCACCGATAATATCTTAATTACCAGTACCTTGAGAGGAGTAGGATGCCAAGCCATATATATGCAAAGGATGTGA
- a CDS encoding Veg family protein, giving the protein MSKRTIERLRKALTPFVGCDIDVDANVGRKRIVPYEGVLENTYPNLFVVRVGDDSDEEERRLSFSYVDLFTGNVVISLHKDGHTYSLTPNIN; this is encoded by the coding sequence ATGTCCAAGAGAACCATTGAGCGTTTGCGCAAAGCACTGACCCCATTTGTCGGGTGCGACATAGACGTGGACGCAAATGTCGGTCGAAAACGCATTGTACCGTATGAAGGTGTCCTGGAAAATACATATCCCAATTTATTTGTTGTCCGTGTTGGGGATGATAGCGATGAAGAAGAGCGGCGTTTATCTTTCAGCTACGTGGACTTGTTCACGGGGAATGTCGTTATTTCATTGCACAAAGACGGACACACCTATTCATTAACCCCCAATATTAACTAA
- the hisD gene encoding histidinol dehydrogenase has translation MIPCLSTKDKAHLAYLQRLENRLDAPDAELVRQVQAILTAVREEGDAALCRYSERFDGFAGPVRFLEPADCQAALARLAPDLRAALEKAAAHIRAFHDKQRPEGFVLQKANGVQLEQRLLPLKRVGLYVPGGRAAYPSTVLMNAIPARIAGVESLIVATPPDAQGQVNDMTLAACAVAGVDRVLLAGGAQACAALAYGTASVPKVDKITGPGNAYVATAKRLLYGVVDIDMIAGPSEILIVADGDANPTWLAADLLGQCEHDPQAAGILLTPDAALAEAVRQAVIDQAAQAPRRDIISQALDRYSAIIVTKDLDEAMAIAERVAPEHLELVGEGPESRIDMVRSAGSVFLGPYTPEAVGDYMAGTNHVLPTGGTARFFSPLGVENFMRRMQVSRYSQEALTEDAAAIVAFAQAEGLYAHARSVEIRGEG, from the coding sequence ATGATCCCCTGCCTGTCGACCAAGGACAAGGCCCACCTGGCTTACTTGCAGCGGCTGGAAAACCGGCTGGACGCACCGGATGCCGAGCTGGTCCGGCAGGTGCAGGCCATATTGACGGCTGTGCGTGAAGAAGGCGATGCGGCCCTATGCCGCTACAGCGAACGTTTTGACGGATTTGCCGGGCCGGTCCGTTTTTTGGAGCCGGCCGATTGCCAGGCCGCCTTGGCCCGGTTGGCGCCTGACCTGCGGGCAGCCTTGGAAAAAGCGGCAGCCCATATCCGCGCCTTTCATGACAAGCAGCGGCCGGAAGGCTTTGTTCTCCAAAAAGCCAACGGCGTCCAGTTGGAGCAGCGCCTTCTGCCCCTCAAACGGGTTGGCCTTTATGTGCCCGGAGGACGGGCGGCCTATCCGTCCACCGTGCTGATGAATGCCATTCCGGCGCGTATTGCCGGGGTGGAAAGCTTGATTGTCGCCACACCGCCGGATGCCCAAGGGCAGGTGAACGATATGACGCTGGCGGCCTGTGCCGTGGCCGGCGTGGACCGGGTGCTCTTGGCCGGTGGCGCTCAGGCCTGTGCGGCCTTGGCCTACGGGACGGCATCGGTGCCCAAGGTGGACAAGATCACCGGGCCGGGCAACGCCTATGTGGCAACGGCCAAACGGTTATTGTACGGCGTTGTGGACATTGACATGATTGCCGGTCCCTCTGAAATCCTCATTGTGGCCGATGGCGATGCCAATCCGACCTGGTTGGCGGCGGACTTGCTGGGCCAATGTGAACACGATCCCCAGGCCGCCGGCATTCTCCTTACGCCGGATGCGGCCCTGGCGGAAGCGGTCCGGCAGGCGGTTATTGACCAAGCTGCCCAAGCCCCGCGCCGTGACATCATTAGCCAGGCCCTGGACCGGTATTCGGCCATCATTGTAACCAAGGACTTGGATGAAGCCATGGCGATTGCGGAAAGGGTGGCACCGGAGCATTTGGAGTTGGTCGGTGAAGGACCGGAGTCCCGGATCGATATGGTGCGGTCTGCCGGATCCGTCTTCCTGGGGCCCTACACACCGGAAGCGGTGGGCGACTATATGGCGGGCACCAATCACGTCCTGCCCACCGGCGGCACGGCACGATTTTTCTCCCCCCTGGGGGTGGAAAACTTTATGCGGCGCATGCAGGTATCCCGCTATTCACAAGAAGCGTTGACAGAAGATGCGGCCGCAATCGTGGCGTTTGCCCAGGCGGAAGGCCTGTACGCCCACGCACGGTCGGTTGAGATAAGGGGTGAGGGCTGA
- a CDS encoding pyridoxal phosphate-dependent aminotransferase, with amino-acid sequence MATIYLNANESPFNLSEESQNLLCHALRTVKFNRYPDPAVAGPIEAFADYYGVSPDLVIGGNGSDELLMLLMLAYAGDKRPVALSTPDFSMYDQYAALAGVQTVKLAKGPEGRLDPAAYLAEAKAQGCGMLLFSNPCNPLGSGLLRQEVLALAADFEGLVVVDEAYMDFWDQTVIDKVTATGNLAVLRTASKAFGLAALRLGFGLFPKEMLSRLEAIKSPYNVNSLSQLFGTLLYGQPDHICERCASVVAGREKLQEALEALLANREGARVFPSVTNFIYFEVPDAEKIDLALQAAGIVIRRFGAHGLRVTCGLPEENDCFLEALAAILRKDDL; translated from the coding sequence ATGGCAACAATTTATTTAAATGCGAATGAAAGTCCCTTTAATTTAAGCGAAGAAAGTCAAAACTTGCTGTGCCACGCCTTGCGCACGGTGAAGTTTAACCGCTATCCGGATCCGGCTGTAGCCGGGCCCATTGAAGCCTTTGCAGACTACTATGGCGTTTCGCCGGACTTGGTGATTGGCGGCAACGGGTCAGACGAGCTGCTCATGCTGCTCATGCTGGCTTACGCTGGGGACAAGCGGCCGGTAGCCTTGAGCACGCCGGATTTTTCCATGTACGATCAATATGCGGCCCTGGCCGGTGTTCAAACCGTCAAGCTTGCTAAAGGGCCGGAGGGTCGGCTGGATCCGGCCGCCTACCTGGCGGAGGCGAAGGCCCAAGGCTGTGGCATGCTCCTCTTCTCCAACCCCTGCAACCCCCTTGGCAGCGGCCTTCTACGCCAAGAGGTCCTGGCTTTGGCAGCGGACTTTGAGGGCCTGGTTGTGGTGGATGAAGCCTACATGGACTTCTGGGATCAGACCGTGATTGACAAGGTAACAGCGACCGGGAATTTGGCGGTTTTGCGCACGGCCTCCAAGGCCTTTGGCTTGGCAGCCTTGCGGCTTGGCTTCGGCCTTTTTCCAAAAGAAATGCTAAGCCGCTTGGAAGCCATCAAAAGCCCCTACAATGTGAACAGTCTGTCCCAGTTATTCGGTACCTTGTTGTACGGCCAGCCGGACCACATTTGCGAACGCTGTGCCAGCGTGGTGGCCGGCCGGGAAAAATTACAGGAAGCCCTGGAAGCGCTGTTGGCCAACCGGGAAGGGGCCCGTGTTTTTCCGTCGGTGACGAATTTTATTTACTTTGAAGTGCCTGATGCGGAAAAAATAGACCTTGCCTTGCAGGCGGCAGGCATCGTGATCCGTCGCTTTGGTGCGCACGGTTTGCGGGTGACCTGCGGATTGCCGGAAGAAAACGACTGCTTTTTAGAAGCCCTGGCGGCTATTCTCAGAAAGGATGACTTGTGA